The Denticeps clupeoides chromosome 16, fDenClu1.1, whole genome shotgun sequence DNA segment ataatgtaaaaaaaaaaaaaaaaaaaaaacattcctgatATTGATCATTTATGGTCATAGGTCAGCCAGATATCAAGTTCCATCTaaacaaatgtgtttaatgagATATCATATTATTGTGTGAGTTTAAAGGAGATGGTTTTCATGGACAGACAAAATGTGTGAAATCTgtccttacatttttttaaaagctggatTCAAACAAGCAGAATAAAGcttaatttcactttttttttttcacagtttcacATTTTACTAATTTGTCATTCAATCAAAATTCTTCTTAAGTTATACATAATAGACgtataaaaaaggacaaataatGAGCCAAAATAAATTCAGGTCACACCTAAAAGGTTTACATACACCAATATACACGACTAACCTCCGTGTTCCAGGAAGACACGGACACATCGCTCCTTCCCCTTCGCTGCAGAAAAGTGCAGCAGGGTCCAGCCGTTGGCGTCTCGTATTTTGGGCGAGTAACCCTGCTCCAACATCTTACGCACAGTGTAGACATCCCCGGCTGCCACTGCAGCCTGAATCTGCAGCTCCTCTTGTAGTTCAGGGTTCCTTCTACAGTGATGGTTCAGCATCCTGTTACATCTCGTAAGGTAATGGTTACTTACGCCTGCCCTCTACGgagaagcgcacacacacaaaataaacccACCTTTGGGTGTCAATTAAGCCAAAGCACTTCAATGAAACATCACACAGCAAACAGAACCAGGAAGACGTCTACCTTCAGTCAGTGTCTTTGGTGCTTGACATGAGTCCCGGGATTTTCATCCATATTTAGCAACGCACCTGTATTGAGAGAGAAAGCGTAAGACGGGGCTTATCGCGAAGCGTCTGAATACGAGGGCAAAATCGTGCACGCAAACTTCATTTAATCTGACTGCAGAAACCGCGCAGCCTGGTCATGTCAACGCAGACAATACTGGGCGGCCAGTCCACAGCTGAAGCAGCTATAGCGCATCTTTGTTCGCCAGCTACAAACCACACGCAGGGATTTATTTAATCGACTGGGGGTAATTAAGGTCAGCAATTCACTCGCTGTGCCGAGCCGGTAGGTGGGGAGAGCAAGGGAGGCATCCGGCAAAGCTACCGCCGGCTAACCGGGGCCACCAGCGAACAATAAACTGCTAGCCGGCGATGCTAAGTGCTCCCTTCTGTCAGAAGCCCCCCACACTGTGCGCGTCCGAGAGCAGCCGAACGCCTCGCCGCGACACGAAACCGCGGGCGAACGTGTCGCGGCTCACGGCGGGCTTGCGCCAGGATCGCCCCGAGACGACCAGGCACGGACTTCCAACTGCGCTAATGGTCTCTTTTTGACAATTGCAGTTAGCTAGCAAACACTAGCGGTGTACCTGTCAACCGAGGACCGTGGGAGGGCGATGTCGCTAGTCCTAAGACACAGCGCCACGGTTCTGGCGGTCCGAACCTACTAGTTAAAGCACGCCCGACGTGACGGCCAGCGACGCGAAACGGCAGCGAGAGCGGACGCGCGGCAGCGGCGATTTCCATACTTATTCAGCGGTGTGGAGGTAGCCGGCTAGGCTAGCCGTCCTCTCAGCAGCCCGGACTCGGGACGGCGACGCTCCGCTCGACCAATCAGAGGGCGCGAATCGGGACCCCGCGGGCGAGCGTCACTGCGCatgtcttaaataaaaaaaaaaatatatatatatatataaaaagacaaACGCGCAAGGGCTTCCTGCGCCGAGTACTACGCGACTATGAGCAAAGAAGCCTATTTTACTCATGCACTCTCTAAAAACGTCTGTAAAGTGTTCCAATGAACGCCACGGGATATTCTTCCTTCCCATGGTCTCCTTTAACTTCCGTTGTAGGTGTCATTATGCACTAATCACAAGCAAATACTGAATACTATAATTCAAatccaatttttatttgttacgtacacagtcatacacggtatgatatgcagtgaaatgcttttgcgactgctatagacctcgatactgcaaatattgcaagtattcaagcggaaccaatatgcaaatattgcaaacataaccaaatattgaTATGTTTTTAGACATAATACGTGTAACAGATAGATTGaaagtgtgcaaatgtgtaaaataaagtgaaagtaaagtgaaaatgtatgcaaaattctgggggggattgagtccagaagtgattgaaagtgcttgAGTTCTGTCCTAGTGGGTAATATCTCAACCTCTAATCCTGCATATTTAGGTTTTTACAGCAAAgcaattatacatttaataaattggGTCAGGTAAATAGATGTATTTATATGTCGTACAAGATCTGTTTCGTCGGGATTTAcgagtcttttctcttttcGCAGCCAACTCATCCAGTGCATTTAGCGCGCTGGCCATTCCACACCGGCAGGCGGCGCCGTTTCATGCGCTGCGACGGGCCCGAATAAACATCCGGGAACCTTTGAATTCCGGATCCCGTGCTATGAGACTCCATGGACGAGGCGTTTTCGGTGCTGAGCGACGCGTACGGACGCGTCCGCGCCGGCGGGACGCCGCTGAACCGAGCCGTCGGCGACCTGTCCTCTGTCGTCTCGTCCTGCGTGGCGGACCCAGCAGGAGGGGGGTTGAAAGCGAcgtgtctgtctctctcgctcgtCGAGAAAATCGCCACGGGTCTCTCGAAGGGGAGCCTAAGTGAGGAGGCCACCGCATATTTCCAGGAGCTCGTCGCGGTTCTGAAGGAGCGGCATGCTCTGGCGGAGAGACTTGTACGTTTGGACCCTCGTGGAGCTTGTGAACGTTCCTGCGGTGTTCTGTAACGCGCTTTGTTTCGTTAACTCTTATTCCAGTTATCGGTCTTTGGCAGCCAAGACAGGATACTGTCCCATTTAGCTGCTAAATGTGTGTCATCCCTGGTCACATGTGATCTCCAGACTTCCAAAAAAGTGAGTGTAACTGCCATGttcagcacaggccaaaagcttggacacaccttccccttcaatgtgttttctttattttcatgaccatttacgttggtagattctcactgaaggcatcaaaactatgaatgaacacatgtggagttatgtacttaacaaaaaaaggtgaaaaaactgaaaacatgttttatattcgaGATTCTTCCAAAAGGCTACCTTTTACTCTTGGCATTTTCtcaggttgtcacctgaaatggttgtccaacagtcttgaaggagttcccagaggtgtttagcacttgttggcccctttgacttcactctgtggtccagttcaccccaaaccatctcgatctggttcaggtccggtgactgtggaggccaggtctccactttttgctTGTGTTCCTGGGTCAGCAgggcataactccacatgtgttcattcatagttttgatgccttcagtgagaatctaccaacgtaaatggtcatgaaaataaagaaaacacattgaatgagaaggtgtgtctttAAATGTATGTGCAAAGCATGACTGAATCTGAAACACTGCAAGGTTATTAAGCAAGAACCAATCCCACCCTCAGATGCAAAATGCAACGGTTTTATACCGTGAATCGTTTTATTACCTGTAATGTGAGTCAGGAAGATCTGGAGTGGTGACCTGTTGCTTCTTTATCTGTCTCCAGAATGACTGCTGTTCCATCTGGGAAGGAGTGTGTCATGCAGCGTCCCAGCAGCCCTATCCTTGCAACGGCCTTGACGCTTGTCTCTGGTCCTTTACATCTGTAATTAAGGATGTGCTGAAGAGAAATGTTGAACACAGACCCGGTAATGACTCTGCTGCAGTTATTACTCAAAGTATTACAGTTTTATTAACTCACAGTGACCTTTTGTTTTCAGAGGATTTCAAGAAACTTTTGACCATCCTGGACCCTCATCTCATGGGTTTGCATATGAAACTCCTCTCAGAAGAAGACTTCTGTACTGCAGATGACTGGGGAACAACACTAATGATGTTCATGGACCTTCTGGAAGCACTGACTGCAGCTAGAATCAGGCTGAAAACTTGTTTCCCGAGCCAGAGACTGCTGTTCTTACAGACGCCGCTGCTTCTAAAGTTGCTGGAGTGCAACACGGATTATTTTGTGCAGAAGAAAGTTGTCCTGCTCCTGAAGAGAAGCCTTCTCTATAAGCCTGGGGAAGACTGGCAATTGGGAGAAGGCTCTCCTATTCTTCAGCAAGACGAGTGGTTGGGCAGGGACACATGGGCCTTGGCGGGCTCTGTTTTGCAGATAGTGAACTATGGTTGGCTGAAGCGAATGTTTGTGAACCCCAGGACCAGTTTCTTTGGTGGAAATTTTGAAACGTGTCCTGATGGAAGAAGGTCAGACCATGTGATGCTGAGGGCGATCAGCCTAGTTCTCCTGAAATCGCTGGAGTACGGGGTCCAGGCTGTACCTTCAGTAGGTAGGGTCACAAGGcctatcatcatcatctcatctctttacatagattttttttgaaATATGATGTAATATGATTATGTTCTTTAATT contains these protein-coding regions:
- the lins1 gene encoding protein Lines homolog 1 isoform X2, which produces MDEAFSVLSDAYGRVRAGGTPLNRAVGDLSSVVSSCVADPAGGGLKATCLSLSLVEKIATGLSKGSLSEEATAYFQELVAVLKERHALAERLLSVFGSQDRILSHLAAKCVSSLVTCDLQTSKKNDCCSIWEGVCHAASQQPYPCNGLDACLWSFTSVIKDVLKRNVEHRPEDFKKLLTILDPHLMGLHMKLLSEEDFCTADDWGTTLMMFMDLLEALTAARIRLKTCFPSQRLLFLQTPLLLKLLECNTDYFVQKKVVLLLKRSLLYKPGEDWQLGEGSPILQQDEWLGRDTWALAGSVLQIVNYGWLKRMFVNPRTSFFGGNFETCPDGRRSDHVMLRAISLVLLKSLEYGVQAVPSVGGSQTVDMLTFIHELLVFLGQQGIKLKHSCSWVSLVFSDQDDDMIEAAKALIVLYSHQSSLGFGTDATSCDLGLNPHCHFIFLLRSVVFDHSVLLDFLISSETCFLEYFVRYLKHLRDDWGGFCCACLHFDNSDSERQLKSRDTQIKTLIDPCNDISTLNESEGPNAAASQSDAACCLPTQPVAHLPPRLQLVDYGSSEDSGEEEMDACEGSCAVRRPETIAQECNVAYKQVFARGGGPLTAEACSMYEKIVSCLKELRKVLSRLQKRNLFPYNPASLLKLLALIEEKYIGLMPLTKFTPV
- the lins1 gene encoding protein Lines homolog 1 isoform X1, with product MDEAFSVLSDAYGRVRAGGTPLNRAVGDLSSVVSSCVADPAGGGLKATCLSLSLVEKIATGLSKGSLSEEATAYFQELVAVLKERHALAERLLSVFGSQDRILSHLAAKCVSSLVTCDLQTSKKNDCCSIWEGVCHAASQQPYPCNGLDACLWSFTSVIKDVLKRNVEHRPGNDSAAVITQSITVLLTHSDLLFSEDFKKLLTILDPHLMGLHMKLLSEEDFCTADDWGTTLMMFMDLLEALTAARIRLKTCFPSQRLLFLQTPLLLKLLECNTDYFVQKKVVLLLKRSLLYKPGEDWQLGEGSPILQQDEWLGRDTWALAGSVLQIVNYGWLKRMFVNPRTSFFGGNFETCPDGRRSDHVMLRAISLVLLKSLEYGVQAVPSVGGSQTVDMLTFIHELLVFLGQQGIKLKHSCSWVSLVFSDQDDDMIEAAKALIVLYSHQSSLGFGTDATSCDLGLNPHCHFIFLLRSVVFDHSVLLDFLISSETCFLEYFVRYLKHLRDDWGGFCCACLHFDNSDSERQLKSRDTQIKTLIDPCNDISTLNESEGPNAAASQSDAACCLPTQPVAHLPPRLQLVDYGSSEDSGEEEMDACEGSCAVRRPETIAQECNVAYKQVFARGGGPLTAEACSMYEKIVSCLKELRKVLSRLQKRNLFPYNPASLLKLLALIEEKYIGLMPLTKFTPV